atgagttacaaagaaaaaaaaaatgaatgagaATATTCAAGTACAAGTCTAAGGTTGCGAGAGATATGAGATTAAAGTTTACAGTTTATCGAGTTAAATGGTTAAAGTGGTCGAAGGcttcaaacaataaaaaaaagcgTGCATGATGTTCACAATTTTAAGGGGGATTTTTTTGAGAcgcttgtgtcttaagtcttttgttttgtcgttaacatgaaattttgaattaaataattttttatttgcaataatttaacttttttattttttttgtttgttacagCTAATGGACCTCAAATAACACCTTGCTCTCTAAGTGATCCCAATAAAAATGAATGTATACGTGGTCTAATCTCTAGCATTTTGCCTCAATTAAAGGTAAGCAGTTGGTATGAGACAATCATTtcataaataattattttttttttctttttttcccctTTAGAATGATTTACCCGAATATGGCATGAGTTCCCTAGATCCCTATTTCTATACCCGAGGAATTTTCCGTTATGCCAATGATGGCATTCAGGGGGGACTCTTgattaaaaatatgcaaattcaTGGCATTTCTAATCTAAAGGTTAACTCCTTCATTGGTAATTTCACCGAGAACAATCTGATTGTTAAAATGGGCATGGAAATCAAACAACTGAGAGCAGATGGACAATTTAAGGCTGATGTGAAATTTGGAGGTTTGCGTTTGGTGCCCAAAGGTCCTTTTAATATAACCATAGGTAAATATGAGAAAATTATGATGAGTAATATAAAGTTTAAACATTAATCGATAGCCATTTTAAAAAATGAGCAGATTATACCCCCCTATTCGTTAACCCTGAAAAGTCATCATTCGTCAAAAGGACAACGCGCGACGGCTATTAGTAACGAAATAAGGATGACTTTTCAGTGTTAAAGGAATATTTTTTGGAAAGTTCTGTATTTCAAAATATGAGAAAcaagtttttcaatttttaatttaaaattgtttatttttttcaattttttttcttatttcttttccCTCAGACAATATCAGAGCTGTGGCTTTAACCGATGGCAAATTGCTCAACAACGAATCAGGCATGAGATTACAACTGCAACGCTTGAATGCCAATGTAGCTGTGGGTAAtgccaaaattgtggccaatGGTATTTTCTCAGATCGTAATTTGAGTAAGTGAAGTATAGGAATAAGTCTTAGCCCTAAGAAGTTTGGCTTTTCGGCCTTTGTAACTAAAACAGTTAAGATTGATGGTAGCTTTTACTAGAAGTCCAGGCAAATTTGAATAATTGAAAAATCATAAATTAAAGACCCtcaagatttgtataccctacacaactactgcactcatagaaaaaagtttgcactGTCTGTCTACTATAAGCAGTTAATGTTGCTGCTATTACAGGAGCAGTTCTGCTGTCTtagcaaaatgttttcaatttccGACCAGCAGTTTGCCTGCTTAAAAATGTCtcttgtttgctgaaaatgtctACAACTTTATTTaagaatccaccaccatggattctgctagaaGTTTTCTTaaaggatttggaccgtatgtCAC
The Stomoxys calcitrans chromosome 3, idStoCalc2.1, whole genome shotgun sequence genome window above contains:
- the LOC106082057 gene encoding uncharacterized protein LOC106082057 produces the protein MHMCILQPFLVIMALIGSSRAAIASVPNTQEFATSTSSQLNVDGLLSFPSDLAAGAASTPDHALRQSSATNGPQITPCSLSDPNKNECIRGLISSILPQLKNDLPEYGMSSLDPYFYTRGIFRYANDGIQGGLLIKNMQIHGISNLKVNSFIGNFTENNLIVKMGMEIKQLRADGQFKADVKFGGLRLVPKGPFNITIDNIRAVALTDGKLLNNESGMRLQLQRLNANVAVGNAKIVANGIFSDRNLNTMILNLVNENLPEITRVGIPATREQWAPILVEHINNFFAKVPLEKFLIP